The Candidatus Defluviibacterium haderslevense DNA window AATATCAGCCTCTATGGTCTTAATTCAATGTCGCAAAGACATTGATACCACTGATCAAAATACGTCTATTCCACTATTGGTTTCTGGAGGTGTATATGGTGTTGTCACCAATGAATTAGGAGTTCCAGAATCGGAAGTCTCTGTAAGTCACAATGGAACAACCATAAAATCAGATAAAAACGGGATCTTTATACTCAAAGACCAATTGTTAAACAAAGCTGGTGCACAAATCAAATTCGAGAAAAAAGGATATTACATCATTAATAAAAGTGTTATTCCAATTAAGGATAAATTGGTGTCAACAAGAGTCCAGCTAGTACCTAGAAAAGTAATCAAAGTTATCAATTCTAATACAGGAGGGATTGTTGCTACAAATGGTACAGCCCAAGTGAGCTTTCAACCGAGTAGTATTATTGATGCTGCGGGAAATATTTACAATGGTATTGTTAATGTATATGCTTATTGGATGGATCCTTCTAAAGAAAGTACTTTTATGGAAATGCCAGGAAATCTTACGGGCAGAGATCTTAAAGGCAAAGAAGTGATTTTGCAAACTTTGGGCATGATGGCAGTGGAACTTGAAGATCCAGCAGGAAATCAATTAAACATTGCTAAAGACAAAACTGCAGAACTAAAAATACCCATTCCCGCTAGCCTCGATTCAAAAGCTAAAACTACCATTCCGATGTGGTATTATGATGCCACAAAAGGAGGATGGATCGAAGAAGGAATTTCTACAAGAGTAGGACAGTTTTATGTAGCGAATGTAGCCCATTTTACATTTTGGAATTGGGATTTTAGTTTTCCTTCAGTCAGTCTAAAATTTAGAATAGTTGATTTATTGAATAAGCCTATTGGGCAAGTTAATTTAAATGTTGTGGATGATCTCACAGGACAACACGGAAGTGGAGCGACCAATCTCGATGGAACTTTTGAAGGAAAAATTCCAGTTTCAAGTAATTTTACTTTGACAGTAAGTGATCCAAATTGTTTTATACCTTTAACATATAAGTTTTCTTCAGGTACTTCAGACATAAATCTAGGAGATATAAACCTAAATATTACCTCAAAGCATATCTTTGGTAAAATAGTAGATTGTAATAAAATGTTTATTGCCAATGGTTATGTTCAAATTTGGTTTGTTAATTCAAAGTACAATCTTTTTTTTCCTATTGATGCTACGGGAACTTTTGATTTTAATGTTGCAAATTGCTCTCTAGACGATCTTAATTATAAAGTTGTAGATATAGATCATCAAAAAGAATCTCCAAATGGAATTATTTTGTCTCAAGGTCCAAATGAGAATGATTTAGGAAATGTATTAGCATGTAATGAATTAGAATCCTATTTTATTTTGAATGTTGACGGTAAATTGGATGATCAACGTTATTATGTCATTCAAAAGAATTATGATTCTAATAAAAGAATTGTAATAATAGGAGAAAGTCCAGATTCAACATTTAATGATACTTTGTTGATCGACATTCCTTTGTTTTCAACTGGTGCAGCAAGCCCGACAATATTTCATTATTTTGGAGGGAAAAATGGTAATATATTTTATTGCAAAGCAAATTGTCAAAGCATCAATGCTACAATTACTGAATTTGGAAATATTGGCCAGTCTATAAAAGGTAATTTTTTAGGGCAAATTGTGAATAATAAAAATTCAAAGCTCGTGAATATAGATGGATCTTTTAAGGTTAAACGAGAATATTAGCAAGACTGATACTAGTTATTTTGGAACAACAACAATTGATCGAATTATGCTTGCGGAATGATCGCAAGGCGCAGAAAGAACTGGTGCAAAACTATGCACCAGTTCTTCTTACTGTAGCCCGCAGGTATAGTTATTCGGCCATTGAACCTGAAGATATTCTTCAAGATAGTTTCATTCAAATTTTTACACACTTAAATCAATTCGATGCGCAACGCGGTAAAATATTCACATGGATGAGACAGATCGTAATCAACACCGCATTAAAACATTTTAGGTCTGAAAAAAATAAAATCAATGGTACGGTAATGATTGAAGACCTCCACGAAAATGCACATGGTTCTGAGTCTGATTTTTCTGATACTATTGACGCAGAACATTGGATCGAATGGATTAATAAATTACCTCAACCATATCGTCAAATATTTAATTTAGCTGCAATAGATGGTTATTCGCACGAAGAAATCGCTAAGCTTTTGAATATCGAAGTGGTAACTTCAAGATCTTATTTACATCGTGCGAGAAAATTATTATTATCTATGATCCAACAAAATAAACAATTAGAACATGGAAAGCGAATTTGATCGAAATCTCCAACATAAATTATTAAAGCATACTTCAAATATGGATGTGGATGCTTTTTGGGATCGGTTAGAACCTAAATTACCACGTGATAGATCACGACCTAAGTTTATTATTTTTTTTATATTCTTTATCGGTTGCCTATGTGCAGCTTTATTTGCATGGCATTTATTCTTAAACCAAAAGTTTCATCAAACCCTCTTATCAACACTTGAGATAAAGGAAACAACCACAATAATTCAACAACCACAACATATTTTAAATCAAATTGAAGGTGTATTAAATGCAAATAATGTAGTTCAAACAGATTATTCAAATTCTACTTTGACTAAAAACAAGTTGGATCAGATTCAATCAGGTTCTCATGATTTGTCATCTAATTTAATTACTTCTGATGTTAATAGATCCAACATAAACCAAGGAATTCAACAACATAACGGTGAAAGTCGAGATGATGAAAAAAAGATGGATGTTTTGGAAAATATTAATAAAATTAGCAATGTTAAACAATTAAAGAAAGTACATTCGGAATTGAATTCACCATTACAAAAAAGCATTAAAATTCAAAACGCATTAGCCGGTCCCAAATACATTTCATTAAACAAAAATCCGTCTATTAACAGTCATTCAAAAGTACCTCATAAAATTCAACATTCAGTTGGTGTCATTGAATCTCAAGATGAAAATAATTTAACAAAAAATGCAGTTTCATTTGAGGAAGTCAATCATGGAATACAAAGTAGAAATGTGGTGGAGAATAATGTAAATTTAAATTCAAATAAAATTCCAGTAAGTGATAGTACCAATTTACAGGACCAAATTTTATACAGTAACCAACAAAATTATGTACCTGAAATCAATCCTAATGTAAAACCAACTTCATTAGAATTGTTACCGATTATTTTACATTTATTTCCAATTGAAGACCCTAAGTTGGATCTGTTTGTTTTACCAATAATAAACACTGAATTGAGCTCAGTTATAGATCGCGTTCATAAGGATAACTTTCATGTTTCATTAATGCCATATATCGGTTTTGGTGGTTTTGATAAACATTTAAAGAACTCTGTACCTAATGATACCCTCCAAAATTATGTTTGGGTGAGAAATCAGGCTGAGTCAAACCTAGAAGAATGGAATTTTGGTTTTGATCTTAATTTAAGCTATAAAAAATTTGGTGTATTGACAGGCCTAAATTACCTAGAGCGAAATGAGAAATTTGAATATCATATTCAACAAGACCTCAATACATTTGGATTAACCAGTATTCGTAGAGAAATTGTCCAAGATACTTTGGAAATTATTGATACCATATCAGGAATCGGATGGTATGGA harbors:
- a CDS encoding sigma-70 family RNA polymerase sigma factor is translated as MEQQQLIELCLRNDRKAQKELVQNYAPVLLTVARRYSYSAIEPEDILQDSFIQIFTHLNQFDAQRGKIFTWMRQIVINTALKHFRSEKNKINGTVMIEDLHENAHGSESDFSDTIDAEHWIEWINKLPQPYRQIFNLAAIDGYSHEEIAKLLNIEVVTSRSYLHRARKLLLSMIQQNKQLEHGKRI